A region from the Lycium barbarum isolate Lr01 chromosome 8, ASM1917538v2, whole genome shotgun sequence genome encodes:
- the LOC132605929 gene encoding dof zinc finger protein DOF2.1-like: MDLSTEQNHHQEMSSQPLESMLACTKPQQEKKLPRPQDEAQKCPRCDSANTKFCYYNNYSLTQPRYFCKSCRRYWTKGGTLRNVPVGGGCRKNKRSSSSSKRSSPDQSLIATCPNQISSLTQFSYDPNDLSLAFSRLQNQEIGQLGLQDHDISMMGPELQRTIRTEPIFLEDRGMCTSSREVVSHAGFLDALRGGFLETPNGFLNHNLCYYEIGNNGSNMGHVENASEEMVTNFDQEMRRGITTSNIAMKEEKCIQYCMGREGEDKILCGFPWQINGDGNNVADFELSSRQNCNGLGVPSWHGLLNSPLM, translated from the exons ATGGATCTTTCTACTGAGCAAAATCATCACCAG GAAATGTCTTCCCAACCACTAGAAAGCATGTTGGCATGCACAAAGCCACAGCAAGAAAAGAAATTACCAAGGCCTCAAGATGAAGCACAAAAATGTCCTAGATGTGACTCTGCCAACACCAAATTCTGCTACTACAACAACTATAGTCTCACTCAGCCTAGATACTTTTGCAAATCATGCAGAAGGTACTGGACAAAGGGAGGTACATTAAGAAATGTTCCAGTAGGAGGGGGGTGTAGGAAGAACAaaagatcatcatcatcatcaaagaGATCAAGTCCAGACCAATCCTTGATTGCCACTTGTCCTAATCAAATATCATCTCTCACACAATTCTCTTATGATCCCAATGACCTTAGCCTAGCATTTTCTAGGCTCCAAAACCAAGAAATTGGGCAATTAGGACTTCAAGACCATGATATCTCAATGATGGGTCCCGAGTTGCAGAGAACGATTCGAACTGAACCAATCTTTCTTGAAGACCGTGGCATGTGCACCTCTTCTAGGGAAGTTGTTTCTCATGCCGGCTTTCTTGATGCACTAAGGGGTGGATTTCTTGAAACCCCAAATGGCTTCTTGAACCATAACTTGTGCTACTATGAAATTGGCAATAATGGGAGCAATATGGGACATGTTGAAAATGCAAGTGAAGAAATGGTCACAAATTTTGATCAAGAAATGAGAAGGGGCATCACAACATCCAATATTGCAATGAAAGAAGAGAAGTGCATCCAATATTGCATGGGAAGAGAAGGTGAGGATAAAATCTTGTGTGGATTTCCATGGCAGATTAATGGAGATGGAAATAATGTGGCTGATTTTGAGTTATCAAGCAGGCAAAATTGCAATGGTTTAGGGGTTCCTTCTTGGCATGGACTTCTCAATAGCCCTCTCATGTAG